AAGTGTTATCGCCCTTCGATACACCACCGGAGACTGAGTGGAAGCGTACCGAAGCCCCGATGGTATATGTATTAAATGGTTCTTATTTTAGTTCTAACTTTAACTTAACATCCACTAATTGATTCACTTCAACCAACTTTGTATTTGGCATAGGAATCTTAAAGTCCTGTAAATCAACCTTAAAATCGGATCTGAGAGCATAACCCTTTCCCGTTTTAGATTTTGTAACCTTTCCCTCGATAACAAAATTATCTTTTGTTACACCATGGACTGTTAGTTTGCCATTCACTTTAGCCATGCCGGAAGCAGGGTCGTAGGAAATGATTGTTCCCTTATAACTGGCAGTTCCAAATTTAGCAGAATTCATATGTGTTTCATGCATTCTGCTATTTGCAAACTTAAACTCACCACTTAAGAAAAAATTTATTAAATTAATACTCATAGATATATCAAAAGTTTTTTCCTTTAATTTAATATTTCCTGAGAATTTATTGGCAAGGCCTGTCATGCTTACATACTTAGTCATAGTTGCATCATAGCCGGACTCGGTTTTTTTAGTAAGTGTAAATAACATTCGACCTGAATTAACTTTTAATTGCTCTTCCGGAATTGGAGTAGCCGAGAGTATCCCATACAAAAAAAAGAAAA
Above is a genomic segment from Leptospiraceae bacterium containing:
- a CDS encoding YceI family protein, translated to MKHNRMYFGLYSLIFFFLYGILSATPIPEEQLKVNSGRMLFTLTKKTESGYDATMTKYVSMTGLANKFSGNIKLKEKTFDISMSINLINFFLSGEFKFANSRMHETHMNSAKFGTASYKGTIISYDPASGMAKVNGKLTVHGVTKDNFVIEGKVTKSKTGKGYALRSDFKVDLQDFKIPMPNTKLVEVNQLVDVKLKLELK